Proteins encoded by one window of Ictidomys tridecemlineatus isolate mIctTri1 chromosome 7, mIctTri1.hap1, whole genome shotgun sequence:
- the LOC101964739 gene encoding gamma-crystallin B: MGKITFYEDRSFQGRCYECSSDCPNLQTYFSRCNSIRVDSGCWMLYERPNYQGNQYLLRRGEYPDYQQWMGLSDSISSCLLIPQHSGTYRMKIYERENFRGQMSEVTDDCLSLQDRFQLNEIQSLNVLEGCWVLYEMPSYRGRQYLLQPGEYRRYLDWGAANAKAGSLRRVMDFY; encoded by the exons ATGGGAAAG ATCACTTTCTACGAGGACAGGAGCTTCCAGGGCCGCTGCTACGAGTGCAGCAGCGACTGCCCCAACCTGCAGACCTACTTCAGCCGCTGCAACTCCATCCGCGTGGACAGTGGCTGCTGGATGCTCTATGAGCGTCCCAACTACCAGGGCAACCAGTACCTACTGCGGCGCGGGGAATACCCCGACTACCAGCAGTGGATGGGCCTCAGCGACTCCATCAGCTCCTGCCTCCTCATTCCCCAA CACTCTGGCACTTACAGAATGAAGATCTATGAGAGAGAGAACTTTAGAGGACAAATGTCAGAGGTCACAGACGATTGTCTCTCTCTTCAGGACCGCTTCCAACTCAATGAAATCCAGTCCCTCAATGTGCTGGAGGGCTGCTGGGTCCTCTATGAGATGCCCAGTTACAGGGGACGGCAGTACCTGCTACAGCCAGGGGAATACAGGAGATATCTTGATTGGGGAGCTGCAAATGCCAAAGCTGGGTCTTTAAGACGAGTCATGGATTTTTATTGA
- the LOC120883628 gene encoding gamma-crystallin A, with protein MLGMSCISRELHRMRSAPFVSKVIMALLTLIPFTGASEDDSKMPERMRAPCPMIPNEKQREHRNPLTLYLHVAFVWFLPTQQPSCYIYISATTLVPITLDADHPLSTTMGKIIFYEDRGFQGRCYECSSDCPNLQTYFSRCNSIRVDSGCWMLYEQPNYQGYQYFLRRGDYPSYQQWMGFNDSIRSCRVIPYTSLHRIRLYERSDYRGLVSELAEDCSCIHNRYHLNKIYSVHVLEGCWVLYKMPNYRGQQYLLRPGDYRCYHD; from the exons ATGCTGGGCATGTCATGTATTTCTAGAGAGCTGCATAGGATGAGAAGTGCGCCCTTTGTCTCCAAGGTCATAATGGCTctgctgactttaattcctttCACTGGAGCTAGTGAGGACGACTCGAAAATGCCAGAGAGAATGAGAGCCCCCTGCCCCATGATCCCAAATGAAAAACAGAGAGAACACAGAAATCCCCTTACGCTTTACCTCCACGTCGCTTTTGTGTGGTTCTTGCCAACACAGCAGCCAtcctgctatatatatatatcagctacCACACTTGTCCCCATCACACTGGACGCCGATCATCCGCTCTCCACAACCATGGGGAAG ATCATATTCTACGAGGACCGGGGCTTCCAGGGCCGCTGCTACGAGTGCAGCAGCGACTGCCCCAACCTGCAGACCTACTTCAGCCGCTGCAACTCCATCCGCGTGGACAGCGGCTGCTGGATGCTCTATGAGCAGCCCAACTACCAGGGCTACCAGTACTTCCTGCGGCGGGGGGACTACCCCTCCTACCAGCAGTGGATGGGCTTCAATGACTCCATCCGCTCCTGCCGCGTGATTCCTTAT ACCAGCTTGCACAGGATAAGGTTGTATGAGAGAAGTGATTACAGAGGCCTGGTGTCTGAGCTCGCAGAAGACTGCTCCTGTATCCACAATCGCTACCATCTCAACAAGATCTACTCTGTCCATGTGTTGGAGGGCTGCTGGGTCCTCTACAAGATGCCCAACTACAGGGGGCAGCAGTACCTGCTCAGGCCAGGAGACTACAGGTGCTACCACGACTAG